The Salinibaculum sp. SYNS191 genome has a window encoding:
- a CDS encoding amino acid-binding protein: MSDSTEEVRAYTVRLELVDRPGELLRALEPIADNGGNLLSIFHERGNVTPRGHIPVEVDLEATPERFDDIVDALRDEGINVIQAGAERYGEELTVVLIGHIVDTDLSDTLSRIEDSSGASVRDFSLSAPEGRDGESSARVRLAAQRGETEAAMDIIHEIAAEKDFQVVEPLTAGDAA, from the coding sequence ATGAGCGACTCGACGGAGGAGGTGCGGGCCTACACGGTCCGGCTGGAGCTGGTCGACCGGCCCGGGGAACTGCTCCGGGCGCTGGAGCCCATCGCCGACAACGGCGGCAACCTCCTCTCTATCTTCCACGAGCGGGGCAACGTCACACCGCGTGGCCACATCCCCGTCGAAGTCGACCTGGAGGCGACACCGGAGCGGTTCGACGACATCGTCGACGCGCTGCGGGACGAGGGCATCAACGTCATCCAGGCCGGTGCCGAGCGCTACGGCGAGGAACTGACCGTCGTCCTCATCGGCCACATCGTCGACACCGACCTCTCCGATACCCTCTCGCGCATCGAGGACTCCTCGGGGGCGTCGGTCCGGGACTTCTCGCTGTCCGCGCCGGAGGGGCGCGACGGCGAGTCGAGCGCCCGCGTCCGCCTGGCCGCCCAGCGCGGCGAGACGGAGGCCGCGATGGACATCATTCACGAGATAGCCGCGGAGAAGGACTTCCAGGTCGTCGAGCCGCTGACGGCGGGTGATGCGGCGTGA
- a CDS encoding homoserine dehydrogenase, giving the protein MRLAVIGAGAVGSSVVDLAGEYGHTVTAFADSRSAAVAPAGIDGQAAIERKETEGVVGDADPEDALAGEYDVLVEATPTTLGDAQPGFGHVEHALERDRHVVLANKGPVAERYADVRALERESAGEVYFEATVGGAMPVLSTIADFGPDKITAVRGVLNGTANFILSRMAAEGLGYEHVLAEAQDLGVAEADPTFDVEGTDAALKCVIVANVLAGDEREYTLDDARVEGISDLPGSALDLANEDGRTIRLIGEVTGGEVRVGPRLVPEHGALAVTGTRNIVQLETAHAGQLNVSGRGAGGPETATAVLADVDRLAD; this is encoded by the coding sequence GTGAGACTCGCCGTCATCGGGGCCGGCGCCGTCGGCTCGTCGGTCGTCGACCTGGCCGGCGAGTACGGCCACACGGTCACCGCCTTCGCCGACTCCCGCAGCGCCGCCGTCGCCCCCGCGGGCATCGACGGCCAGGCGGCAATCGAGCGCAAGGAGACTGAGGGCGTCGTCGGCGACGCCGACCCGGAGGACGCACTGGCCGGCGAGTACGACGTGCTCGTTGAGGCGACGCCGACGACGCTGGGCGACGCCCAGCCCGGGTTCGGGCACGTCGAGCACGCGCTCGAACGCGACCGCCACGTCGTCCTCGCGAACAAGGGACCGGTCGCCGAGCGCTACGCCGACGTGCGGGCGCTCGAACGGGAGAGCGCCGGCGAGGTCTACTTCGAGGCCACCGTCGGCGGTGCGATGCCCGTCCTCTCGACCATCGCCGACTTCGGCCCGGACAAGATTACCGCCGTCCGCGGCGTCCTCAACGGCACGGCCAACTTCATCCTCTCGCGGATGGCCGCGGAGGGACTGGGCTACGAGCACGTTCTCGCGGAGGCCCAGGACCTCGGCGTCGCCGAGGCCGACCCCACCTTCGACGTGGAGGGGACCGACGCGGCGCTGAAGTGCGTCATCGTCGCGAACGTCCTCGCCGGCGACGAGCGCGAGTACACGCTCGACGACGCGCGTGTCGAGGGCATCAGCGACCTGCCCGGCAGCGCGCTCGACCTCGCCAACGAGGACGGCCGTACCATCCGGCTCATCGGCGAGGTCACCGGCGGCGAGGTCCGCGTCGGACCGCGGCTCGTCCCGGAACACGGCGCGCTCGCCGTGACGGGGACGCGCAACATCGTCCAGCTGGAGACCGCCCACGCCGGACAGCTGAACGTCTCCGGCCGGGGTGCCGGCGGCCCCGAGACGGCGACGGCGGTGCTCGCCGACGTCGACCGGCTGGCCGACTGA